The Vigna radiata var. radiata cultivar VC1973A chromosome 6, Vradiata_ver6, whole genome shotgun sequence DNA segment GCTCTGACATGAGCATGTTGTTGCTTCTCCTCAGTCTTTCGTTGTCCTCAGAAAGTGCAGTGACAGTGTTGTAGGTGTTGGTGTTGTCGTTGATGATGTTGTTTCTAGTTGGAACTCCTCTAGGGGGGGAGTCGAAGCAATTGGGTAACTCGTCGGAGTCATGTGGAGGGAAGGGAAAGAAAGGGGGAAGATTGAGTCCAAACTGATGATGGACTTGTTGGTGATGGTGGTGATGGGTTTTCCTTCTGTGGATCTCGCACAGCAAGTGCTTCTCTCCTTTCTTGAAGAACTCATTTGCGAACTCCCATCTATCAGGCACAATCTTTCTGAAACCCTATATTTGAAAAGAATGTAAGAGCGAGTTGGTTAATGAGGAGCATGAAAAAAGAATGGAGAGAGAGTAGAGAGACATACATAGGTGTTGAGTTGGCGAACAAAGCTAGAGAAGTTGTTGTGTTTGAAGTAGTTGGGGAGAAGGTCTCTAGCAAACTCTGGGGGCCGCCAAACAACGAAGGTAGCGTCGTCCTCGCCCCAAGAGACTATGTGGTCGGTGGAGGGATCATCGACAAGTTGATATGTTTTGGTAAGGAAAGGTGCAGGAA contains these protein-coding regions:
- the LOC106763876 gene encoding heat stress transcription factor B-4-like, which produces MALLLDNCESILLSLDTHKSVPAPFLTKTYQLVDDPSTDHIVSWGEDDATFVVWRPPEFARDLLPNYFKHNNFSSFVRQLNTYGFRKIVPDRWEFANEFFKKGEKHLLCEIHRRKTHHHHHQQVHHQFGLNLPPFFPFPPHDSDELPNCFDSPPRGVPTRNNIINDNTNTYNTVTALSEDNERLRRSNNMLMSELAHMKKLYNDIIYFVQNHVKPVAPSNTYPSLLLCNNSTTNNNSHINNVSTVQRPVKQFVACYSNNSKQARTVNSPTNSSITIVEDEPISNSSKTKLFGVSLQSKKRVHPEYGSNNLQTSETNKARLLVENDDFFGLNLMPPSTC